A genomic stretch from Candidatus Tanganyikabacteria bacterium includes:
- a CDS encoding ThuA domain-containing protein, whose translation MAERSEASSAMRLAVPIMLVACSSPAFATGQDYRILAFTRTLGWRHDAIPDAVAALRAISAREGFGVDATEDPAAFEPGRLGRYRVVVFLLTTGDVLAGGQERALEGFVAAGGGFVGVHSACDTEYDWDWYVRLVGASFGSHPWIQRATVRVVDRAHPAAAGLPAEWVRTDEWYNFRAVPRHVKVLATLDERTYWGGAHGADHPIAWYHEYAGGRAFYTAMGHTRESYAEPAFRSHLAGAIRWAAGF comes from the coding sequence ATGGCGGAGCGAAGTGAAGCGAGCAGCGCCATGAGGCTGGCGGTGCCGATCATGCTGGTCGCTTGCTCGTCTCCTGCCTTCGCGACGGGCCAGGACTACCGGATCCTGGCCTTCACGCGTACCCTCGGCTGGCGCCACGATGCGATTCCGGACGCCGTGGCCGCCCTGCGCGCGATCTCCGCCCGGGAGGGGTTCGGGGTGGACGCGACCGAGGATCCCGCGGCATTCGAGCCGGGCCGCCTCGGGCGCTACCGGGTCGTCGTGTTCCTCCTGACCACCGGCGACGTGCTAGCCGGTGGTCAGGAACGCGCCCTCGAGGGCTTCGTCGCGGCCGGCGGCGGGTTCGTGGGCGTCCACTCGGCCTGTGACACCGAGTACGACTGGGACTGGTACGTGCGGCTGGTCGGCGCGTCGTTCGGAAGCCATCCCTGGATCCAGCGCGCCACGGTGCGCGTGGTGGACAGGGCGCATCCGGCCGCCGCGGGCCTGCCGGCGGAGTGGGTCCGCACCGACGAGTGGTACAACTTCCGCGCCGTCCCGCGCCACGTCAAGGTCCTGGCGACCCTCGACGAGCGCACTTACTGGGGCGGGGCGCATGGCGCCGATCACCCCATCGCCTGGTACCACGAGTATGCCGGCGGCCGGGCGTTCTACACGGCCATGGGGCACACGCGCGAAAGCTATGCCGAGCCCGCGTTCCGGTCGCACCTTGCCGGGGCGATCCGCTGGGCGGCGGGATTCTGA